The Panthera tigris isolate Pti1 chromosome F3, P.tigris_Pti1_mat1.1, whole genome shotgun sequence genome includes a window with the following:
- the LOC122235767 gene encoding basic proline-rich protein-like codes for MSPVRLRAFLCPEARAAPRRAAPQGLALRVPGACLADRPPPAPTGWTLALTLTLTTGGDRQRRRPAPLGKPSVDHPPAGPTQSTRPAGSTRKTLRAGRPRTRTPAASGHVPSARRPARRPPLPAPGGPGQEGPGGAQKVGRLRWPGIEPGSTAWKAAMLTTIPPTLHGPGRPDAAGPGCAPAPWRLGALSPPPPPPPPPPPSPGAALPRRPGRPQLCPATTGSGHHGLRPPGAPASPLRLRCAGRSPGTPARPPAHLPALRPAPGARRPPPPASGGRSGRLAALGPSEAGWGAPPRPRPGVFRVLRGPQSRGGGRQASHTTSRIHTGPDPSASHPTHTHGGWAAARLRGCAAGRHVAQELAVAAAGTARGPGCAVATQRPASSHAKGWARWTVGRPGTRRRPDDGRPRGSAPAPPSGARGGTQSCAGHQKGRLASPSGNRTPVSRVTGGDTHHYTNEDGGGRPPGRPPDPSPAASPRLPLPALDALPCTGARPGPRPTRPHPRFGPLSRTAAPGPDSESTRTRAHTRTRTALSTPNERCLSLVCQAGIAPGEKAPDGKRGCEGQGQGQGFADFAPAAFWRLFGPPSRLFPPLPSSPRHSRTSPGCKAPRASRSHLWPLDSAWLFLTASRPLPPPPPGTRTHPTVTPCFSPRPQSILSTPSRGGPHDPPPGGFPLATPTCLPVCLPGAIQPSRLPAGRRRGPLPSVGLAHESKPGRWLQGAEALDPPGPSSRAPQRISWLGEAAGRPLRPSVPPGSKIALLAPNLSRWLRLFGVRALARLGPAPGCLWRHGQAVAVALDEGQSTG; via the exons CCGCCCGCGGGCCCCACGCAGTCCACCCGGCCCGCTGGCAGCACCCGCAAAACGCTGCGCGCCGGTCGCCCTCGCACCCGCACGCCGGCCGCCTCGGGCCACGTGCCCAGCGCCCGGCGGCCGGCACGCCGTCCCCCACTGCCAGCGCCCGGCGGGCCTGGCCAGGAGGGCCCCGGAGGGGCGCAAAAGGTCGGCCGGCTGCGTTGGCCGGGAATCGAACCCGGGTCAACTGcttggaaggcagctatgctcaccactataccaccaacgCTGCACGGCCCGGGCCGGCCCGACGCGGCCGGCCCAGGGTGCGCTCCGGCGCCTTGGCGCCTTGGCGCtctctcgccgccgccgccgccgccgccgccgccgccgccgtcgcccgGCGCAGCCCTGCCCCGACGTCCCGGCCGGCCGCAGCTCTGCCCGGCCACCACGGGCTCCGGCCACCACGGGCTCCGGCCGCCCGGAGCCCCAGCCTCGCCCCTCCGACTCCGCTGCGCCGGCCGGTCGCCGGGcacgcccgcccgcccgcccgcccaccTGCCCGCCCTGCGCCCGGCGCCCGGCGCCCGGCGCCCACCGCCGCCCGCCTCTGGAGGGCGCTCTGGCCGCCTGGCCGCTCTCGGGCCCTCGGAGGCCGGCTGGGGAGCCCCGCCACGCCCCCGGCCCGGCGTCTTCCGCGTCCTCCGCGGCCCGCA gagcagagggggcGGCCGCCAGGCCTCACACACCACCTCCCGCATCCACACGGGACCGGACCCATCTGCCTCCCACCCGACCCACACCCACGGCGGCTGGGCGGCTGCGCGGCTGCGCGGCTGCGCGGCTGGGCGGCACGTCGCCCAGGAGCTCGCTGTGGCTGCCGCGGGGACCGCACGAGGCCCCGGCTGCGCGGTGGCGACCCAGCGTCCGGCCTCGAGCCACGCAAAGGGCTGGGCCCGGTGGACGGTGGGCAGGCCGGGCACGCGCCGCCGGCCGGACGACGGACGGCCGAGAGGAagcgcccctgcccctccctcgggAGCAAGAGGTGGGACCCAGAGCTGCGCAGGCCACCAAAAAGGGCGTCTTGCCTCCCCGTCGGGGAATCGAACCCCGGTCTCCCGCGTGACAGGCGGGGATACTCACCACTATACTAACGAGGACGGCGGCGGCCGGCCACCCGGGCGCCCGCCCGACCCCTCTCCGGCTGCCTCCCCACGCCTGCCCCTGCCCGCCCTCGACGCCCTGCCCTGCACGGGCGCCCGGCCCGGGCCACGCCCCACCCGGCCCCACCCCCGCTTCGGCCCCCTCTCCCGCACGGCAGCCCCCGGCCCCGACTCGGAGTCCACCCGCACCCGGGCCCACACACGGACCCGGACGGCGCTCAGTACTCCCAACGAGCGCTGCCTCTCTCTCGTCTGCCAGGCGGGCATCGCGCCGGGAGAAAAGGCCCCAGACGGCAAGCGGGGCTgcgagggccagggccagggccagg GCTTCGCTGACTTCGCACCTGCTGCTTTCTGGAGGCTCTTTGGTCCTCCTTCTCGCCTATTCCCGCCCCTGCCCTCGTCACCCCGGCACTCGCGGACCAGCCCAGGCTGCAAAGCTCCCCGCGCTTCCCGCTCCCACTTGTGGCCGCTGGACAGCGCCTGGCTCTTTCTTACAGCCAGCCGTCCGCTTCCGCCGCCGCCACCGGGAACACGCACCCACCCCACCGTCACCCCGTGCTTTTCCCCCCGGCCCCAGTCCATTCTCTCCACACCCTCCCGAGGCGGCCCACACGATCCTCCACCTGGGGGCTTTCCCCTGGCCACACctacctgcctgcctgtctgcctcccGGGAGCCATACAGCCCAGCCGTCTGCCGGCCGGCCGGCGGCGTGGACCCCTCCCTTCTGTGGGCCTGGCTCACGAGTCCAAGCCGGGAAGGTGGCTGCAGGGAGCGGAAGCCCTAGACCCCCCCGGGCCATCCAGCCGGGCGCCACAGCGCATCTCCTGGCTCGGGGAGGCCGCCGGCCGGCCACTCCGCCCCAGCGTTCCTCCCGGATCCAAGATCGCCCTCCTGGCTCCCAACCTGTCAAG ATGGCTCCGGCTGTTTGGGGTTCGGGCGCTGGCCAGGCTGGGTCCGGCTCCTGGCTGCCTCTGGCGACACGGGCAGGCTGTGGCGGTGGCCCTGGACGAGGGACAAAGCACAGGATGA
- the LOC122235768 gene encoding basic proline-rich protein-like: MSPVRLRAFLCPEARAAPRRAAPQGLALRVPGACLADRPPPAPTGWTLALTLTLTTGGDRQRRRPAPLGKPSVDHPPAGPTQSTRPAGSTRKTLRAGRPRTRTPAASGHVPSARRPARRPPLPAPGGPGQEGPGGAQKVGRLRWPGIEPGSTAWKAAMLTTIPPTLHGPGRPDAAGPGCAPAPWRLGALSPPPPPPPPPPGAALPRRPGRPQLCPATTGSGHHGLRPPGAPASPLRLRCAGRSPGTPARPPAHLPALRPAPGARRPPPPASGGRSGRLAALGPSEAGWGAPPRPRPGVFRVLRGPQLAARPGGDTHHYTNEDGGGRPPGRPPDPSPAASPRLPLPALDALPCTGARPGPRPTRPHPRFGPLSRTAAPGPDSESTRTRAHTRTRTALSTPNERCLSLVCQAGIAPGEKAPDGKRGCEGQGQGQGFADFAPAAFWRLFGPPSRLFPPLPSSPRHSRASPGCKAPRASRSHLWPLDSAWLFLTASRPLPPPPPGTRTHPTVTPCFSPRPQSILSTPSRGGPHDPPPGGLPLATPTCLPVCLPGAIQPSRLPAGRRRGPLPSVGLAHESKPGRWLQGAEALDPPGPSSRAPQRISWLGEAAGRPLRPSVPPGSKIALLAPNLSRWLRLFGVRALARLGPAPGCLWRHGQAVAVALDEGQSTG; encoded by the exons ATGAGCCCAGTCCGCCTCCGTGCCTTCCTCTGCCCGGAggcccgcgccgcgccgcgccgcgccgcgccccaGGGGCTGGCTCTCCGcgtgcctggagcctgtcttgCAGACCGCCCGCCTCCTGCTCCCACGGGGTGGACGCTGGCGCTCACGCTCACGCTCACTACTGGCGGGGACCGGCAACGGAGGCGGCCGGCGCCGCTGGGGAAGCCCTCTGTGGACCAC CCGCCCGCGGGCCCCACGCAGTCCACCCGGCCCGCTGGCAGCACCCGCAAAACGCTGCGCGCCGGTCGCCCTCGCACCCGCACGCCGGCCGCCTCGGGCCACGTGCCCAGCGCCCGGCGGCCGGCACGCCGTCCCCCACTGCCAGCGCCCGGCGGGCCTGGCCAGGAGGGCCCCGGAGGGGCGCAAAAGGTCGGCCGGCTGCGTTGGCCGGGAATCGAACCCGGGTCAACTGcttggaaggcagctatgctcaccactataccaccaacgCTGCACGGCCCGGGCCGGCCCGACGCGGCCGGCCCAGGGTGCGCTCCGGCGCCTTGGCGCCTTGGCGCtctctcgccgccgccgccgccgccgccgccgccgcccggcgcAGCCCTGCCCCGACGTCCCGGCCGGCCGCAGCTCTGCCCGGCCACCACGGGCTCCGGCCACCACGGGCTCCGGCCGCCCGGAGCCCCAGCCTCGCCCCTCCGACTCCGCTGCGCCGGCCGGTCGCCGGGcacgcccgcccgcccgcccgcccaccTGCCCGCCCTGCGCCCGGCGCCCGGCGCCCGGCGCCCACCGCCGCCCGCCTCTGGAGGGCGCTCTGGCCGCCTGGCCGCTCTCGGGCCCTCGGAGGCCGGCTGGGGAGCCCCGCCACGCCCCCGGCCCGGCGTCTTCCGCGTCCTCCGCGGCCCGCAGCtagcggcccggcccg GCGGGGATACTCACCACTATACTAACGAGGACGGCGGCGGCCGGCCACCCGGGCGCCCGCCCGACCCCTCTCCGGCTGCCTCCCCACGCCTGCCCCTGCCCGCCCTCGACGCCCTGCCCTGCACGGGCGCCCGGCCCGGGCCACGCCCCACCCGGCCCCACCCCCGCTTCGGCCCCCTCTCCCGCACGGCAGCCCCCGGCCCCGACTCGGAGTCCACCCGCACCCGGGCCCACACACGGACCCGGACGGCGCTCAGTACTCCCAACGAGCGCTGCCTCTCTCTCGTCTGCCAGGCGGGCATCGCGCCGGGAGAAAAGGCCCCAGACGGCAAGCGGGGCTgcgagggccagggccagggccagg GCTTCGCTGACTTCGCACCTGCTGCTTTCTGGAGGCTCTTTGGTCCTCCTTCTCGCCTATTCCCGCCCCTGCCCTCGTCACCCCGGCACTCGCGGGCCAGCCCAGGCTGCAAAGCTCCCCGCGCTTCCCGCTCCCACTTGTGGCCGCTGGACAGCGCCTGGCTCTTTCTTACAGCCAGCCGTCCGCTTCCGCCGCCGCCACCGGGAACACGCACCCACCCCACCGTCACCCCGTGCTTTTCCCCCCGGCCCCAGTCCATTCTCTCCACACCCTCCCGAGGCGGCCCACACGATCCTCCACCTGGGGGCCTTCCCCTGGCCACACctacctgcctgcctgtctgcctcccGGGAGCCATACAGCCCAGCCGTCTGCCGGCCGGCCGGCGGCGTGGACCCCTCCCTTCTGTGGGCCTGGCTCACGAGTCCAAGCCGGGAAGGTGGCTGCAGGGAGCGGAAGCCCTAGACCCCCCCGGGCCATCCAGCCGGGCGCCACAGCGCATCTCCTGGCTCGGGGAGGCCGCCGGCCGGCCACTCCGCCCCAGCGTTCCTCCCGGATCCAAGATCGCCCTCCTGGCTCCCAACCTGTCAAG ATGGCTCCGGCTGTTTGGGGTTCGGGCGCTGGCCAGGCTGGGTCCGGCTCCTGGCTGCCTCTGGCGACACGGGCAGGCTGTGGCGGTGGCCCTGGACGAGGGACAAAGCACAGGATGA